A window of Pyrobaculum aerophilum str. IM2 contains these coding sequences:
- a CDS encoding PadR family transcriptional regulator produces the protein MRAYQRFKRCIGQGNLWLYVVSILNRRGPLHGYAIIQELRRLGFNVSSVYGYVLLKRMVADGVLVEVEEGGKKLYAPSERAVENFKKALEELQTLLRQLS, from the coding sequence ATGAGGGCATACCAGAGGTTTAAGAGGTGTATAGGACAGGGGAACCTATGGCTATACGTCGTGAGTATATTAAACAGGAGGGGGCCCCTACACGGATACGCGATAATTCAAGAGTTGAGGAGATTGGGGTTTAACGTCAGCTCTGTCTATGGATACGTTCTGTTGAAGCGTATGGTCGCCGACGGGGTGCTCGTGGAGGTAGAGGAAGGAGGCAAGAAGCTGTACGCGCCCTCTGAGAGGGCCGTGGAGAATTTCAAAAAAGCACTGGAGGAGTTGCAAACTCTTTTGAGACAGCTGTCGTGA
- a CDS encoding molybdopterin-guanine dinucleotide biosynthesis protein B, which translates to MTCVIQITGMKDVGKTVLAEKIIAKLKEGGHSVVAVKVSHHEPDPPTKDTHRLRKAGADMVVFYNGVVYVVYKRELECAELDADFIVVEGLRGEKVGYKIHIGPDPPGDADVVITNPGDDVEIKCVEADPCEVLEALRRHHPLEKAPRA; encoded by the coding sequence GTGACGTGCGTTATTCAGATTACGGGGATGAAGGACGTTGGGAAGACTGTTTTGGCGGAGAAGATCATTGCGAAATTAAAAGAGGGGGGACATTCGGTGGTCGCCGTTAAGGTCAGCCACCACGAGCCTGACCCTCCTACTAAGGATACCCATCGCTTGAGGAAGGCGGGGGCGGACATGGTGGTGTTTTACAACGGCGTGGTCTATGTGGTATACAAGCGGGAGTTGGAGTGCGCCGAGCTAGACGCAGACTTTATAGTTGTCGAAGGCCTCCGCGGCGAGAAGGTGGGCTATAAGATACACATAGGCCCAGACCCCCCCGGAGACGCCGACGTAGTTATCACAAATCCCGGCGACGATGTGGAGATAAAATGCGTAGAGGCTGACCCCTGCGAGGTGTTGGAGGCGTTGCGGCGGCACCACCCCCTAGAGAAGGCGCCCCGGGCGTAG
- a CDS encoding inositol-3-phosphate synthase: MQVRVGIVGVGNCASALVQGIEMYKRNPELDPIVAFKDIGGYTPRDIVFTSAFEIDARKVGLDLAEAIFQPPNNATVVFKPPKLGVTVRPGPALDGVPPAGLMPKVVEGSVEDVVKELNSTNTEVLVNYLPTGAKKAAEAYAEAALRAGVAFVNAMPAPIATSEYWQRRFQERGVPLLGDDTQNQIGATVLHKTLIRLLALRGVKIRHTYQINVGGTPDFVNLMYRRGDKEKTKTAAVKMMAMGQEFDAYISPVAYIQFLGDRKIAHTLIEAEIFGGLSIRIEATLDVHDAWNSAAVVTDSVRLAKLALDRGIGGPLISASAWGFKNPPVHMSPDEAYRAVVEFIEGRRDK, translated from the coding sequence ATGCAGGTGAGAGTTGGCATCGTAGGAGTGGGGAACTGCGCCTCTGCCCTCGTCCAAGGAATAGAGATGTATAAGAGAAACCCGGAGCTGGACCCCATAGTGGCGTTTAAAGACATAGGCGGCTATACGCCCCGCGACATTGTCTTTACCTCAGCCTTTGAGATAGATGCCAGGAAGGTGGGCCTTGACTTGGCCGAGGCCATATTCCAGCCTCCCAATAACGCCACTGTGGTGTTCAAGCCGCCTAAATTGGGCGTGACCGTGCGCCCAGGCCCGGCGCTAGATGGCGTGCCGCCAGCTGGCCTAATGCCAAAGGTGGTAGAGGGAAGCGTGGAAGACGTTGTGAAAGAGTTGAACTCCACTAATACGGAGGTGTTGGTTAACTACCTGCCGACTGGCGCCAAGAAAGCCGCTGAGGCGTACGCCGAGGCGGCTCTGAGGGCGGGGGTTGCCTTTGTAAACGCCATGCCTGCCCCTATCGCCACGAGCGAATATTGGCAGAGGAGGTTTCAGGAGAGGGGCGTCCCCTTACTCGGCGACGATACTCAAAACCAGATCGGGGCCACGGTGCTTCACAAGACGTTGATACGGCTCCTGGCGCTTAGGGGGGTGAAGATAAGGCATACATATCAAATAAACGTGGGGGGGACTCCTGACTTTGTAAATCTAATGTATAGGAGGGGGGATAAGGAGAAGACGAAGACCGCCGCGGTGAAAATGATGGCGATGGGCCAGGAGTTCGACGCATATATATCCCCAGTTGCCTACATCCAATTCCTAGGGGATAGGAAGATAGCCCACACTTTAATAGAGGCGGAGATATTCGGCGGCCTTTCCATTAGGATAGAGGCTACGCTAGACGTCCACGACGCTTGGAACAGCGCAGCTGTGGTCACAGACTCGGTAAGGCTGGCGAAACTGGCGCTAGATCGCGGCATCGGCGGGCCGTTGATAAGCGCCTCAGCGTGGGGTTTCAAAAACCCGCCTGTCCACATGAGCCCCGACGAGGCGTATAGAGCAGTGGTAGAGTTCATAGAAGGTAGACGCGATAAATGA